The following nucleotide sequence is from Candidatus Jordarchaeales archaeon.
TCCTTCGGGTCTGTGTAGGGTTAGTTTTGCTTTTGCTGAGAAGGAGGCTGGCTCGGTTTTGGCTTTGCTGAGGCAGTATAGGAGGGAGCCTGACAGGCAGCCGGCTACTGCTGTTAGTAGGAAGTGGAGGGCGCTTGGGCCTTCGCTCTTTGCTTCTTCGACCACGATTTTCTGTATCCCTTTGAACTCTACTGTGACTTTTCCGCCGCCGGCCCATTCTAT
It contains:
- a CDS encoding OsmC family protein, which gives rise to MSAEPPSIEATIEWAGGGKVTVEFKGIQKIVVEEAKSEGPSALHFLLTAVAGCLSGSLLYCLSKAKTEPASFSAKAKLTLHRPEGRLRVKEINVTLSPVFTGEIPKRAERCFEIFREYCTVTESVTKGITVNVEVKPETKQP